The following proteins are co-located in the Perca fluviatilis chromosome 22, GENO_Pfluv_1.0, whole genome shotgun sequence genome:
- the idi1 gene encoding isopentenyl-diphosphate Delta-isomerase 1 isoform X1, which yields MVRGVWAVLRMVSCEGAAVLKSNVPGAGRVAAPRHRSIYTPITSYCRAIASEVRQSAVRMPKITTDHLDEKQVQLLSEMCILIDENDHKIGADTKKNCHLNSNIDNGLLHRAFSVFIFNSEEKLLLQQRSDAKITFPGCFTNTCCSHPLHTESELEEKEAIGVRRAAQRRLKAELGIPMDQVTPDEMTYLTRIHYKAQSDGVWGEHEIDYILFMQKDVELNPDPNEIKSHCYVSKEEMKEMLEKAKRKELEITPWFSLIAETFLFQWWDNLQNLKQFMDHNNIHRM from the exons ATGGTGCGGGGCGTGTGGGCGGTGCTTCGGATGGTGTCCTGCGAGGGAGCCGCTGTGCTGAAATCAAACGTACCTGGCGCTGGCAGAGTTGCTGCACCGCGACACAGATCTATTTACACACCTATTACTTCCTACTGCAGAGCTATAGCAAG TGAGGTAAGACAGTCTGCGGTCAGAATGCCCAAGATAACCACAGATCACCTGGACGAGAAGCAGGTACAGCTGCTGTCCGAGATGTGCATCCTCATCGACGAGAACGACCACAAGATTGGAGCGGACACCAAGAAAAACTGCCACCTCAACTCCAACATTGACAACG GTTTATTACACCGGGCTTTCAGCGTGTTCATTTTCAACAGTGAGGAGAAGCTGCTCTTACAGCAGAGATCTGATGCCAAAATCACTTTTCCAG gCTGTTTCACAAACACATGTTGCAGTCACCCTTTACACACAGAGAGTGAGCTGGAGGAGAAGGAAGCAATAGGAGTGAGGAGAGCTGCTCAGAGGAGACTCAAAGCTGAACTGGGTATCCCCATGGATCAG GTGACCCCAGATGAGATGACGTACCTGACAAGGATCCACTACAAGGCCCAGTCAGACGGTGTGTGGGGAGAACATGAGATTGACTACATCCTCTTCATGCAGAAG GACGTGGAGTTGAATCCAGACCCCAATGAGATTAAAAGCCACTGCTATGTGAGCaaggaggagatgaaggagaTGTTAGAGAAGGCCAAGCGCAAAGAACTGGAGATCACACCCTGGTTCAGTCTCATTGCAGAGACCTTCCTGTTCCAGTGGTGGGACAACCTGCAAAACCTCAAGCAGTTCATGGATCACAACAATATCCACCGCATGTAA
- the idi1 gene encoding isopentenyl-diphosphate Delta-isomerase 1 isoform X2 — protein MPKITTDHLDEKQVQLLSEMCILIDENDHKIGADTKKNCHLNSNIDNGLLHRAFSVFIFNSEEKLLLQQRSDAKITFPGCFTNTCCSHPLHTESELEEKEAIGVRRAAQRRLKAELGIPMDQVTPDEMTYLTRIHYKAQSDGVWGEHEIDYILFMQKDVELNPDPNEIKSHCYVSKEEMKEMLEKAKRKELEITPWFSLIAETFLFQWWDNLQNLKQFMDHNNIHRM, from the exons ATGCCCAAGATAACCACAGATCACCTGGACGAGAAGCAGGTACAGCTGCTGTCCGAGATGTGCATCCTCATCGACGAGAACGACCACAAGATTGGAGCGGACACCAAGAAAAACTGCCACCTCAACTCCAACATTGACAACG GTTTATTACACCGGGCTTTCAGCGTGTTCATTTTCAACAGTGAGGAGAAGCTGCTCTTACAGCAGAGATCTGATGCCAAAATCACTTTTCCAG gCTGTTTCACAAACACATGTTGCAGTCACCCTTTACACACAGAGAGTGAGCTGGAGGAGAAGGAAGCAATAGGAGTGAGGAGAGCTGCTCAGAGGAGACTCAAAGCTGAACTGGGTATCCCCATGGATCAG GTGACCCCAGATGAGATGACGTACCTGACAAGGATCCACTACAAGGCCCAGTCAGACGGTGTGTGGGGAGAACATGAGATTGACTACATCCTCTTCATGCAGAAG GACGTGGAGTTGAATCCAGACCCCAATGAGATTAAAAGCCACTGCTATGTGAGCaaggaggagatgaaggagaTGTTAGAGAAGGCCAAGCGCAAAGAACTGGAGATCACACCCTGGTTCAGTCTCATTGCAGAGACCTTCCTGTTCCAGTGGTGGGACAACCTGCAAAACCTCAAGCAGTTCATGGATCACAACAATATCCACCGCATGTAA